A window of Primulina tabacum isolate GXHZ01 chromosome 4, ASM2559414v2, whole genome shotgun sequence contains these coding sequences:
- the LOC142543731 gene encoding uncharacterized protein LOC142543731 isoform X4, translated as MGGAAVEQQQELFPLGSLVEVKTDEEGFKGVFFVATVVPSTPLPKRKNGRKSFKKIHVEYQNLLASENGSDRLRESVDVSFVRPAPPPQEDFEGFGLNDSVDAFYKDGWWTGIIARVLEGGRFIVTFQNPPDELEFGLSELRVHWDWCDGSWFRPEKQGITGLMFEVGRKVEVSFDVEDFLGAWFPSTIDTVLTNGTYLVEYHSSNISNEDQFLKATVDYLHVRPCPPFLKDKSYVLLEKVDCFFNFGWWNGVITKVLEDCRYVVFFKQKNEEKEFHQSELRPHMDWKESKWFTSSSQLCEDFLLRSSEDEKLSPHASENTGANAVAVLQSGLGNNDCVKRTHCLLNLSENQIEPLIGSNEKYSLEKLPHQSCQNASGNILAVAASNPGNKVGSDQKTPCLLDLSENQIEPLVFTNKKSSHPAKLRSKRRWRLSEAHRVLSRPVKKLKKGNIPEGCEKVAPDRSAEEFLCSSGNDITVFTTQPSTMDQSSENIPQRELRKPQNLFGKDYSTSGISEKSRTPTLLLESSEPDCGGLPCAEIDTPGLGISRGKRGGYRSSSKKIWRPRSDQIRHSIVSAIEDTKNSKQIETGDFSHKRKRGRPRKELINNPHVLVTGNAKNGSVASSYICRKDGDLHNEVVMTDNNLAFNEPNDELADGSDPKNSNKSTKRTLSGVHNEQAMKESMKLAKSPSKRGGRHRVEDEQLSKWIEVMQTPTRNDSGKTMESNSLPETLESIDEVPCLELDEPLSKWIEGIRTPIVKDSDSIDQSLGKTIELNCLTVALENVDEVPFDELDEPLSKWIEVMQTPATIKYSGVLPVSPVEECVETNDNAVSIDGSEKQKKSGVQPRACDDTCATVASEQEDLPFAKNVVLWKTINSMDILQRIPQRPHFRPLIHLKESSREGLAIGYMVTFSRVVEKASSLQINDPKSITDEILETLEELEKFGFDVKVVEDCVGQMLEVKHKQEELREEVKGIGSQISHHNLEKQKIDEEIGEMRRQILMLQEKLSVAASVREKEESIIAPLQSKLQKVEEDIKIMELEFLNLAASL; from the exons GGTCTTTTTTGTAGCCACTGTGGTTCCCTCTACTCCGCTCCCCAAGAGAAAAAACGGTAGAAAGAGTTTCAAAAAAATCCACGTGGAATACCAGAATCTCTTGGCCAGTGAAAATGGGTCGGACCGTTTAAGAGAAAGCGTGGATGTCTCGTTCGTCAGACCCGCTCCGCCACCACAGGAGGATTTCGAGGGTTTTGGACTAAATGACTCCGTCGATGCGTTCTATAAAGATGGCTGGTGGACTGGTATCATCGCGCGAGTTCTGGAAGGAGGAAGATTCATCGTGACGTTTCAGAACCCGCCGGACGAGCTCGAGTTCGGGCTCTCCGAACTTAGGGTCCACTGGGATTGGTGTGACGGAAGTTGGTTCAGACCCGAAAAGCAG GGTATAACAGGTTTGATGTTTGAAGTTGGGAGGAAGGTAGAAGTGTCATTTGACGTGGAAGATTTTCTGGGCGCATGGTTTCCCTCCACTATAGATACAGTATTGACAAATGGAACTTATTTGGTTGAGTACCATAGTTCAAATATTAGTAATGAAGATCAGTTTCTTAAAGCAACAGTTGACTATCTCCATGTCAGACCTTGCCCTCCTTTCCTCAAGGATAAAAGTTATGTTTTGTTGGAAAAAGTTGATTGCTTCTTTAATTTTGGCTGGTGGAATGGCGTGATCACGAAAGTGCTTGAGGATTGTAGATATGTTGTCTTTTTCAAGCAAAAAAACGAAGAGAAGGAATTCCACCAGTCAGAATTAAGACCTCATATGGATTGGAAAGAGAGCAAATGGTTCACTTCTTCTTCCCAG TTATGTGAGGATTTTCTTCTCCGATCTTCAGAAGATGAAAAACTTTCACCCCATGCATCAGAAAATACTGGTGCAAACGCAGTGGCAGTTCTGCAGAGCGGTTTGGGGAATAATGATTGTGTTAAAAGAACACACTGTTTATTGAATTTGAGTGAGAATCAGATAGAGCCATTAATTGGTAGTAATGAGAAATATTCACTTGAAAAGCTTCCACACCAGTCTTGTCAAAATGCTAGTGGCAACATATTGGCAGTTGCAGCTAGCAATCCAGGAAATAAAGTAGGCTCTGATCAGAAAACTCCCTGTTTATTGGACTTGAGTGAGAATCAGATAGAGCCTTTAGTTTTTACCAATAAAAAATCTTCACATCCTGCTAAATTACGTTCGAAACGAAGATGGCGTTTGTCTGAGGCGCATAGAGTGCTCTCACGGCCTGTAAAGAAGCTCAAGAAAGGAAATATACCTGAAGGGTGCGAAAAGGTTGCACCTGATAGATCTGCTGAAGAATTTTTATGCAGTTCTGGGAATGATATTACCGTCTTTACAACACAACCGAGTACAATGGATCAGTCCTCCGAAAATATTCCCCAGAGGGAG CTGAGAAAGCCACAAAATCTTTTTGGAAAGGATTATTCCACTTCCGGAATTTCGGAGAAGAGCAGAACACCAACATTACTGCTTGAAAGTTCAGAGCCTGATTGTGGAG GTCTGCCATGTGCAGAAATTGACACCCCTGGATTAGGAATATCAAGAGGCAAGAGAGGTGGTTATCGTTCCAGCAGCAAGAAGATTTGGAGACCTAGAAGCGACCAGATTCGGCATTCAATTGTTTCAGCAATAGAAGACACGAAG AATAGTAAACAAATAGAAACTGGAGACTTCAGTCATAAAAGAAAGAGGGGAAGGCCACGGAAGGAGCTGATCAACAATCCTCATGTTCTGGTGACTG GAAATGCTAAAAATGGAAGTGTTGCTTCAAGTTACATTTGCAGAAAAGATGGTGATTTACATAATGAAGTTGTGATGACTGATAACAACTTGGCATTCAATGAGCCCAATGACGAGCTGGCTGATGGGTCTGACCCCAAAAATAGTAACAAAAGCACAAAGAGAACTTTGTCCGGAGTGCATAATGAACAAGCTATGAAAGAATCAATGAAGCTGGCAAAAAGTCCTTCAAAAAGAGGGGGGAGACACAGAGTTGAAG ATGAGCAACTTTCAAAGTGGATTGAAGTGATGCAGACTCCAACCAGGAATGACTCGG GAAAAACAATGGAATCAAACTCTCTGCCAGAAACACTCGAGAGCATTGATGAAGTGCCTTGCCTTGAGTTAGATGAGCCGCTTTCAAAGTGGATTGAAGGAATACGGACTCCAATCGTCAAGGACTCAG ATTCAATTGATCAATCCCTGGGTAAAACAATAGAATTGAACTGTTTGACAGTAGCACTCGAGAATGTTGATGAAGTACCTTTTGATGAGTTAGATGAGCCACTTTCAAAGTGGATTGAAGTGATGCAGACTCCAGCAACTATCAAGTACTCGG GAGTGTTGCCTGTAAGTCCTGTGGAGGAATGTGTGGAAACAAATGATAATGCAGTGTCTATAGATGGCAGTGAGAAGCAAAAGAAAAGTGGTGTCCAACCTCGTGCATGTGATGATACATGTGCAACAGTGGCAAGTGAGCAGGAAGACTTGCCTTTTGCAAAAAATGTTGTTCTTTGGAAAACAATCAATTCCATGGACATCTTGCAACGAATACCACAGAGGCCACATTTCCGGCCTTTGATACACTTGAAAGAGAGTTCACGGGAAGGCTTGGCTATTGGTTATATGGTAACCTTTTCCAGGGTGGTGGAAAAGGCTTCCAGCTTGCAAATTAATGATCCTAAAAGCATTACGGATGAAATTTTGGAAACACTAGAAGAATTAGAAAAGTTTGGGTTTGATGTTAAGGTTGTGGAAGACTGTGTAGGTCAAATGCTCGAGGTGAAACACAAGCAAGAAGAACTTAGAGAAGAAGTTAAGGGAATTGGTTCCCAAATTAGCCATCACAATCTTGAAAAACAAAAGATCGATGAAGAGATAGGTGAGATGAGGAGGCAGATATTAATGTTGCAAGAAAAGCTTTCAGTGGCAGCATCTGTCCGAGAAAAGGAGGAAAGCATAATTGCGCCTTTGCAGTCTAAGTTGCAAAAAGTTGAAGAGGACATAAAGATTATGGAACTCGAGTTTCTAAATTTGGCTGCTTCTCTGTAA